The Schistocerca nitens isolate TAMUIC-IGC-003100 chromosome 7, iqSchNite1.1, whole genome shotgun sequence genome contains a region encoding:
- the LOC126195505 gene encoding zinc finger protein 595-like, producing MYRESLSFLLQDLSPLDARYGSPCVITGSRQLGSDIQISNHTRSSTPFQFPFSPFAAGFPSSFGAGFPDMGMDALSRQNCSILNLLHQQSLLASPVSEDGGRSPFGTVGSGIFRCSVCLASFPSSWLLEQHSDLQHSVPSQAEDTESEEKPFKCDQCGQSYRYRSAYLKHREQNHRARLPADKLFTCDVCGMQFRYLKSFKKHRLNHALEKLHSKSPSEFDIFTRTIRNNGMLGDLLGERALRNSSVPESATDYSGKIFPFMHKGNESNSDSTLNTTVTSSDKDMEKSSATPTASAPTPESSSEQVSSSNEAVVRNMSEEKPVLNPSYERIPSGSLSKLGGQNLYRFPLSDYYYGGSASTTEGSSVEEKKVFKTEKTSEAEQDETIDSMTFALSMTSSGSNTFRSAHEASLINLLRMDAAERQRERRFACPFCGKCVRSKENLKLHVRKHTGERPFVCLFCGRAFGGKSDLTRHLRIHTGERPYHCEMCGKCFARADYLSKHLTTHIHNSQR from the coding sequence ATGTATAGAGAAAGCTTATCTTTTctgttgcaggatctttctcccttAGATGCGAGATATGGATCTCCTTGTGTGATAACAGGGTCACGGCAACTGGGATCTGATATTCAGATAAGTAACCACACCAGATCCTCTACACCCTTCCAGTTTCCATTTTCTCCATTTGCTGCTGGCTTTCCAAGTAGTTTTGGTGCTGGCTTCCCTGATATGGGCATGGATGCTTTAAGTCGGCAAAACTGCTCAATACTGAATCTCCTCCACCAACAGAGCTTGCTCGCTTCACCAGTATCGGAAGATGGTGGACGATCCCCATTTGGAACAGTTGGCTCTGGTATTTTCAGATGCTCAGTCTGTTTGGCTTCCTTCCCTTCATCTTGGCTCCTGGAACAACATTCTGATTTGCAGCACTCTGTACCATCTCAAGCTGAAGATACAGAAAGTGAAGAGAAACCTTTCAAATGTGATCAGTGTGGACAGAGCTACAGATATCGATCTGCTTATTTGAAGCATAGAGAACAAAACCACAGAGCTCGCTTACCAGCAGACAAGCTCTTCACTTGTGATGTCTGTGGAATGCAGTTTCGATACTTGAAGTCTTTCAAGAAACATCGTCTTAACCATGCTCTGGAAAAGTTACACTCTAAGTCTCCTTCAGAATTTGACATATTTACACGTACTATCAGAAATAATGGAATGCTTGGGGATCTTCTCGGAGAGAGAGCACTTCGAAATAGCAGTGTACCTGAATCTGCGACAGATTACAGTGGAAAGATATTTCCATTCATGCATAAAGGAAATGAATCAAACAGTGACAGTACTTTGAATACAACTGTGACATCGTCAGATAAGGATATGGAAAAATCTTCTGCAACACCTACTGCAAGTGCTCCAACTCCAGAAAGCAGCAGTGAACAAGTTTCAAGCTCAAATGAGGCTGTTGTTCGAAACATGTCTGAAGAAAAACCGGTCTTGAATCCCAGTTATGAGCGCATACCTAGTGGATCATTATCTAAACTGGGGGGTCAAAACTTGTACAGATTTCCCCTCAGTGATTATTATTATGGTGGTAGTGCCAGCACAACAGAAGGAAGCTCAGTAGAAGAAAAGAAAGTGTTTAAAACAGAAAAGACATCTGAGGCAGAACAAGATGAAACAATAGATTCTATGACATTTGCACTGTCTATGACATCCAGTGGAAGTAATACTTTCCGTTCAGCACACGAAGCTTCACTTATCAATTTACTTCGCATGGATGCTGCTGAAAGACAACGAGAACGTAGGTTTGCTTGCCCATTTTGTGGCAAGTGTGTGCGATCAAAGGAAAACCTGAAGTTGCATGTCCGGAAACATACTGGAGAGCGGCCATTTGTGTGTCTATTTTGTGGACGGGCATTTGGGGGAAAGAGTGATTTAACTCGTCATCTTCGCATACACACAGGTGAACGCCCCTACCATTGTGAAATGTGCGGAAAATGCTTTGCGAGAGCTGACTATTTATCTAAGCATCTGACCACACATATACATAACTCCCAGCGATGA